The genomic interval CATTTGCAAACCCCTTGGGAACTTTACCTTCAAGACCCCTCATGCCATTGCTGGCTGCATACTTCCTTGGATAAGTGCATTGGCAGCTTCACTCCCTCCACTGTTTGGCTGGAGCCGGTAAGTCCACTGCTCATAAAACACTAATAAAACAAAGCCACAGCGCCTCCCTCCACTTAACCTGAAGAAGGAAAACCAACACCTAGCACCTTTTTGCTCCACTCCTTAACAACTAGTTCAAGTCTAGAAGTGAAATTCTCAATCTGATTATAATTCAGGTGTGCGGAGCTGTCTGTGGCATCAATTTCACCAAGACCTCTCTTCCAGGTACATACCCGAAGGTTTGCAGTGCTCCTGTGGACCTGACTGGTATACCACTAACAACAAATACAACAACGAATCCTACGTCATGTTTTTGTTCTGCTTCTGCTTTGCGGTTCCTTTCGGCACCATTGTGTTCTGTTATGGCCAACTACTCATCACACTCAAATTAGTGAGTACAATTTGTTATTTCTCATTGAAAGCTGCCCcagaattaatcattttaatgaaatatttcgaGAAAAGAGTAAAAGTTTTAGTGAGGTAGAGGAATTTTATAGaacaacaatgtttttttgtgttctttttttatttatttttttataaaaatacaaaaaaattataatttaaataaatattaagaccACAAAACCATATTATTTTCTGTTGATCTCTGTTCTTTATTTCAACTGGAAAACCTCAGCCACATGAACATTCAAatgataaaattaaatgttttaataaagtcAGGGTTCATAGTAACACTAAATACTGATAAAATGCCATTTATAATGTACGGAGCCTCGCACATGGCATGctggaaaaaatagtaggctaaatcgtgtgcatgatttactattttgttcccttGATTTAtgaattgtgcacacaatttactaattatttccctcgatttgctaaattgtgcacaAGATTTATTATTCAAGGGAACAAAtgagtaaatcgtgcacacagtttatttgttttttttctagcaTGTCATATGCAGGGCTAGTATTTTTTACATGAACAaatgacacatttgttttttttgcgCTGCCAAACTCTTTAATGCTTTTGGATTAACACTAGATGGAGACTGTACATAGATTATTGTAGTGCTGGTCACGTTGCCAGGTGCTCAAAAATCCCTTGTTTGTTCTACCAGGCAGCCAAAGCTCAAGCAGATTCAGCTTCGACCCAGAAGGCAGAGAGGGAGGTGACGAAgatggtggtggtgatggtgTTAGGCTTCTTGGTATGCTGGGCACCATATGCTAGCTTTTCTCTCTGGATAGTTTCCCACCGTGGTGAAGCATTTGATCTGAGAATGGCAACCATACCATCCTGCCTTTCCAAAGCCTCTACAGTGTACAACCCTGTCATCTACGTCTTAATGAACAAACAGGTATGAAATTATGTGCTAAGTGGAGATTTTAAGTATTGCTGAAGTTTTTCCACACAGGACAACAGTACCACATGTTCACATGGCATAACTATCACTTCAAGTAACATGTTCTGCTCTTTTCTTTTGAAACCCAGTTCCGTTCCTGTATGATGAAGATGGTCTGTGGCAAAAATATTGAGGAAGATGAGGCCTCTACTTCATCTCAGGTCACCCAGGTCTCCTCCGTTGCACCAGAGAAATAAACCTATTCTCAATGTAACCTCATACTGTGGCAGTGAAAAACAATTTTACAACGATTGTAAATAATAAACAGACACAATAGGAATTCTCGCTTTTAATGTCAACATTTTTGTAACTTGGTCTTGGCTTGCTGAACCAGTAGAATTAGTTTAAGTTCAGtgttatcattaaaaatgtacaataaatgcaatgaaaaaaagaattgtgTTTGTTAAATGTATCAGTTGAAGAGCAGTGAcgtacaaatgtatatatatatatattaaatatattaaagttttTCCTGTTTTAAACAAACTGAAGTAATGAGTACACCATTTTACCACAACTAAACATGAACACAGGGAAGTGTCTCATATGTCTGATTGTAATCAAGTCCATAGTGCTTCGGTTATGAGTAATGGAGTAACACATCCAAGGATGGTCTGAAAAACAaagtcaaacacagtattatctTTGCATTAAATTGCTGCactaatatttaatgatttttaattcttgcattaataattaatcatgagAATTTATGCACAGTGGTTTTCAATGTCTCTTTAGAAATGTCATTGCTCACGTCATTGATTTGCGTATGCATGCTTACTCACCTTAATCTTCATCCTTCATCCAATAAGTAGATCACTTCCAAATCAAGAGAAAAGTGCAAAGAAACAATGTTAAGTTAGTTTTTTGCAATTTTCAAATCAGTCTGACACAATCAAATCAAGAGCAAGATCAACTTGGTAGTTTATCTAGAAATTAAACCACAGATGATGTTAGAGAAACAATGAGCAATAAAAGCAAAGTTTTGCCCATTTTAGATTAACATCCATCATATGGATTAATTTcagtcaaatgtatttttttaaatacacattcaGCACTATATACCGTGAATACATCAGTTGTCCAATGGCAGGCCATGTGAGACCAAACTATTCTTGAGCTTTCGTTGAGAATTCAGTTGTATATTCGAGTTCTGCTAGTAGTGAACTTTTTCCAATCACGAATAGTTCAGAACTAGCGGAATTCCAGACATACGACTGACTGTGTGCTGTCCCATGATACTTTCTGATCCATCTGTTTCTGAAAAACATCCTTTTCAACTACATCTCTAAATATATGATTTACAATGTGATATCAACAAAACATCAAAATAGTGACCCTTGATTCTTAATCCCACCAAAGCACAGATCTTAATTCCATTAAGTTCACtttaaaagaaagtataaaagatCATAATGGAAAAAATACCTGATCTAAATAACATACATATCAGTACAATCTTTAAAAACAACGAAACAACTGGTAGAGTAAAAAAAGAGTTTACAGACTGCTCTTTTCTTTGTCTTGGCTCCATCCTCATCCTGGTTTGGTCTGTTCACGTCCTAGTGTTCACTTCCTCCTGCTCCACTTTGCCACAATAGAAGGAGAAGCagataaatgaaaaaagaaaagaaaacgtcTATCGTCAGAAACAGGGAGAGATTAAAACTGACCTCATCAAGATTTTCAGATAAACCCTGCTTTCCCTAAACTGAACTATCAATCCAGTGGGATTAGGAAGGTTTGGGCTGCATCCTTGTCAGTACTAATTAGGATCCTGTGTGGAGGGTACCTGGGTACCCCAGTTGTCCCAATAAGCTGATTTGGACTTGGAGTGTAACCTAGATGTCTGACTTACAGTTACCCCGCACAAAAGATGATGATTATGATTGTTGAAGTTGTTTTGAATTGGCATGAAAGATTAATGATTAAGAGTTGTTGGGCATAAACTGTGTGGAACTGAGTATACAATGACACTGATATCATTGAGAATATTTTCATGTCCTTTATTAAGACTTAAATATAAGTATTCAGCAAAGTTATGcagtcattttaaaattatttggtgGACCTGCAGCATTGAAATGGCCTAAAATTTTGCTTCTTTAATGATATTAATATCCTTAGAACACATACACCTAAACCTTTTTGTGCTGATTGTTGCATGTGTGTTTGCGTGCATGTGAGTGTGGAATAGAATAGAAGCTACGTAATAGATTCTTTGTAACTATGCAGTATATAAGGAATGAATGTGCAAGTGAGCAGTATTTGCTGGAGTATCAATGCTCCAATTAATACAatctacaacttaaaataatctaAAGATTCTTTACTCCTGCAGTAGGAAGCAGGGGCCATTATACAAAAAAACATGCTAACTCTAGAAAACTGTTTCATTTCTTTATTGCTATTTCGGTTTCTTAAACTTTAATTGTTATTGTAAAATCCATAATGGAACCTTTCTATGCATTTAACCTAAAATGCAGAGTTATACTGCACATCAGAAAGGAATCTGATATTTTACAAGCCAGAGCACTCTAATGCTGTTTTTGTTTCAGAAAATGCTAACTGTTTTTACTTGCAATAATTTTCTTATGCATGTTTAATAAAAGTCATTCTAGTCAAGGGCAAGCTTGAGTCAAGGGCAAAAGTTATCTGTGACCTAAATTTAAAACTTAGAAAGCATCAAAGGGGGCTGTCACCTTATAATCACTCCAGGCTCGGTCATGCCAAATGTCACCGCACACTGTTTTGGTTTACCTGTGATGGCTTCAACAATCCTAGGAAGGAACAGTAGCTTAGACCTCCTGTAAGCCTAATGAATGAGTCTTGGTTCTGCTCCTGATACCTGTTTTGACCTCAAAAATTCTCCACCCTGTAAGACAGCACATATAAAAGCACTTTGACAGGAGCCCAAAGTCTGTCGGTGCAAGTCGGCCAGAGACAGCAGATAGTACAAACATAAAGGCCCAGACCTTTACGACAGCCAGGTAACTACAGGTTTGGGCTACACAACAACAGCCAACAATGGCAGAGCAGTGGGGAGACGCAATCTTCGCAGCTAGGCGAAGGGGAGATGAAACGACGAGGGAAACAATGTTTGTATATACAAACAGCAATAACACCAGGGGTGAGTctttagcattttttttctgtattatttctcaacacattatagttattatagtaACATAGATATTCTGTTAACATGATAGAGCCATGTCTTCTTCAAAATGGTGGAAGTAAAGGAATTTTTTATAGTCAGAAGGAACAGACAGGACAACGAACAATTTCAGACTGATAAATGAGAAAAATGAGAGTTAGTTGTAATGGATTTTAAGTGAGAACTCCTTCAAGGTGATATCACTGCTCTTTATTTCTCATTTCCAGATCCCTTTGAGGGACCCAACTACCACATTGCCCCTCGATGGGTGTACAACCTAGCAACAGTGTGGATGTTCTTTGTGGTCGTTGCGTCGACCTTCACCAATGGCCTGGTGCTGGTGGCCACAGCCAAATTTAAGAAGCTCCGTCACCCTCTTAACTGGATCCTGGTCAATCTCGCTATAGCTGATCTAGCAGAGACTCTTTTGGCCAGCACCATCAGTGTCACCAACCAGTTTTTTGGCTACTTTATCCTCGGACACCCCATGTGTATTTTTGAAGGCTACACCGTGTCTGTATGTGGTAAGTTACTGCCCAAAGACATAATTGTTCACAACTATAGATAAATGCATTGGACCAAAGTTGAAACTTTGTCAGGTTTTTCATAGTATTTAACGTCACAATCAACAGGTATCGCTGGTCTGTGGTCTTTGACTGTCATCTCTTGGGAAAGATGGGTGGTCGTCTGCAAACCATTTGGAAATGTCAAGTTTGATGCTAAATGGGCATCTGCTGGTATCATCTTCTCCTGGGTTTGGTCTGCTTTCTGGTGTGCACCACCCATCTTTGGCTGGAGCAGGTAAAATCCATTATTAAATCATCTATATTAAGTAATTTGACAGCTTGGAGTATATTcaacataaaattatttaattctttGGCTGGTAAGACAAGCATGTAAGACGTTCCACACAAGCTAAAATGTGGACCTTCTGATCCATTATCTTCTCACAGATTTTGGCCTCATGGTCTAAAGACCTCCTGCGGGCCTGATGTCTTCAGTGGAAGTGAGGATCCTGGTGTCCAGTCCTACATGATTGTCCTGATGATCACCTGCTGTATCATCCCTCTGGCCATTATCATTCTCTGCTACATTGCTGTGTGGCTTGCCATTCGTACTGTAAGTTGTCTCCTGGAATGCTTTCAGAAGTTTTTCCAGTTCGTAAAAAGGCACTAAGCATCTGTCATTTCTTTCCAACAGGTCGCCCAGCAGCAGAAGGATTCTGAGTCCACACAGAAAGCAGAGAAGGAAGTGTCCAGAATGGTGGTTGTCATGATATTTGCCTACTGTTTTTGCTGGGGACCATACACATTCTTTGCATGCTTTGCTGCTGCAAACCCAGGCTATGCCTTCCACCCACTGGCAGCAGCCATGCCTGCCTACTTTGCCAAGAGCGCCACCATCTACAACCCTATTATTTATGTCTTCATGAACCGACAGGTAGGTCAATGCTGTTTAACAGAGCTCAGACCTTGAGCGCATTGAGAAAACTTGGCAAAATAATCTTGATTTGTATTTCTTTGCAGTTCCGTGTATGCATCATGCAGCTCTTTGGAAAGAAGGTGGATGATGGCTCCGAGGTGTCTACATCCAAGACAGAAGTGTCCTCTGTGGCTCCTGCATAAATTGCACACCAGATCTCAAAAGAAACGTCTTGACTCAGACATGGGAAAAAAAGATGACAATGGGACTTTTTATATTTCTTGTTTACCCTCACCGTATCTTGATGATTCTGCTTCCATATATTTTCCTTGGAGTGATGGGGAAATACCTTGTTGCATGACAGTGTGTGTTAACATTACTTTCTCAATGGCCCTGTGGCTTAAGATCCACAGGAACGATGTTACAGTTTTTATGGTAATCATTTGTCCACTGGCTATTCAGAAGGTTGTGCACCTATATACAGCACTTCTTTGTGGGAATGTGACACTCAGTGTGAATTAACTAACAGCGATAAGATATCGCCTCATTCTAATGTACTAttctgaattaagtttattttgtaGCCATCttgcaagaaaacaaaaatgacaaaaaaaagttttatagatAGATGCCTGCCCATGTACAGCATGTAATAtggttctattttttctttgatgaaaataaaaaagcagcaaaataaatattttgttttgtgtctttcaTTATTAGATATATTACAAGAATTGaaattatcatattttatatttaaatatttaatgtttactaTGCTTATTATATTCCCCTGGAATTGaatttcaatcaatcaatcaataactaGTCAACATGCTAATAGGATGTTACTGCTGCTGAGGAAGTGACTGTAAATTTGACATCCTAATTATTTGTGACAATCCATCTCTATATGTTTTTCCAATTGTGGAGAGTCTTGGAAATCCAATAGTGGATTTGTCTTGTGAAGCTGAAGTTAAATGTGaatggaaaaataatatttgctATGGTCTCCTATACTTCTATGTTCTAAACCTTGAAATGTGAATAGAGTCCATTATCTtgtttcaaatttatttatttcaatttgacACATTTTCCCATGTTTCACttcgaaaaaaaaacaattgcactgAAATCCCTTAGACATCCAGACAAAATCcacttaaaataaatcaattttcaTTTCAATATGTTTTATTGTAGGCTACTAGACAGGATCTAAAGCTTAAAAGTCACTAAGAAGTCTGCAAGTAAGAGCAAGTCAATTGCATTTCCTCCGTTTAAGCCAAAGGGGGCTAAGCAATTTCAAGTGGACAATCGTGACACAAAAAGCACTTCTTATCTAAGGAAGATTAACCTCAAACTAAGGTCTTACCTTTTTAATTCTGGGTATCCATGTGCCGTGTGTGTTTGGGTTCAAATGTACCATGCATGGAaatttgtgacatttgccaagtatggtaacccatacccggaattggtgctctgcatttaacccatccaagtgcgcacacacacagcagtgagtagggaacacacacacacacacacactgtgaacacacacacggagcagtcgGCAGCTATTTTTTCCAGCGCCCGGGAGCAattaggggttcagtgccttgctcaagggcacttcagccatgtgtattgagggtggaagtgagatctgttcattcactccccccacctacaggGACTCCTGGACTGGAACGGGTTCTGGAGTGGACATGGAGGGCTCCCAGACTGGAGTGAACTCTGGAGTGGACTCTGAAGGCACCCGAACTGGAGTAGGCTCTGGAGTGGATTATGAGGGCTCCCAGACTGGAGCAGGTTCTGGAGTGGACTCTGAGAAAACCAGAGTCGGGTCCTTCAGGAACAATGGACTTAGGACCACAGGAGTCGGGTCCTCCTGGACCACCAGAGTCGGGACCAATGGAGTTTGACCCACCACAACCACCAGACTCTGGACCACTGTAGTTAGGTCCTGCAGGACCACCAGACTTGGAACCACAGGAGTCGGGTCTTCCAGGACAACCAGATTTGGGACCACTGGAGTCAGGTCCTCCAAGACCTTCAGACTCGGGACCACCGAAGTCAGACCCTCCACAACCACTGGACTTGGGACCACAGGAGTCAGGTCCTTCAGGACCACCAGATTTGGGACCACAGGAGCAGACTTAGCTGCCTTCCTCCTTCTCACCCTATGTTTACGGGTCAGAGATAGGGAAGCTTCACTGTTTTCTGGAGAAGTTACAGCGGACTCTGGCATCTTCAAGGGCACTGCAATAGGCTCAGGGGAACTAATAAGACtaatggcacttttccactgctTGGTATGACTCGGCTCGGTATGGCTCAGTACGACACGTTTTGCGTTTCTACTGCAGTTTAGTATCGCTTTAGAGTGGGTGGGATTATACACATGACGTTATAGTTGCGACGTCTCTAATGCCACGACtcctaaaaaaaatgtttcattccaCGTCGCTCCATCAAGCTCTCGCTAGATctgctcctctgctatcaacaaGAATAATTTCTGTACTTCCGCAACAGACAAAGAAACCTCttggttttttaaaaaaaggtgtgCTCATTCAAAACAGATGCATTCGATCCTTCGTTGGCTGTCTAGcggttattttgtgtttgtgtcgccAGTTCAGTGGCGTAGTTAGTGACAATTCTCTCTGGCCAATccatgatcagcagagtttacacgtcaTGTTTTGGTAATGGTACGGTTCACTGGGAACCTCAATcaaggtggtactaaaaaaaagtaccaggtaccaggtactgtacccagtggaaaactgTACCGAGCCGTACCATGCCATACAATAtagtggaaaagcaccataaatGATACAAAGCTGGGAGCAATGAGAACTAATTACATGTTAATAGTAATTACATTAACTAACTACATGTTAGGTAAAatttgttagcctgaatgcactgaaaatcactttagataaaagtgtttgctaaatgcataaatttatttatttatttaactaataaGTGCAAGGGGTGATGGGAACTGAAGTCTAGAACAACACAAACAACACTCCCAAAGAGTGCCCTCTGATGACTGGCAAAGGCACTCCAGCAGATGGCTGTGACACCAGTCTGCCAGTTTGATGAATGCGATTATAACCACAAAAGGAGACATAAAAAGCAAAGGAAGGGCCAACCACTTGCTATCAAGAATGTTATAACAGGTATAACCACTGCAATATTTACTATTTCTGGTCACATTTAATGAGAATGTAACcatgattaaattaaaaattttctcCAGGGTTTTTGAAATGGCAGAGTGGGCCATTGTGGTCTGTGCTGCCAGACAACAAGGGAACAGCACAACAGGAGAGTCTGTTTTCATCTATACCTACAGCAATAACACAAGGGTACTTCACAAAATTTGATCTTCAGGAAACACCTGGACTTCTATACATGATGAATAAGTAGAAGTGgaagataatatatataatatcatatcatatataattataataatatatcatatatatatatatatataataatgtctcATCTGTTCACAGATCCATTTGAGGGGCCCACCAGTAAAGTTGGAATAGACTTGACTGtacatatttaatgaaaaattctCTGTTTACTGTTTCTTGGAAATGTTGAACTCAAGTTGAACAACATTTGGTAAGACCTAAAGAGATTTGGGTACTAGCAATACCCAAactatggtttaaaaaaaacatatttttaattgttttctaaagaaaaaGAACCATGCAGCAAAATCATGCATTGTCCTGCTTTCAATATTTCAGTTGTCTGATGTGTTAACAAATTGTTAATAGAAGTGCATTCAATGTATTCTTTTTCCCCATCATCTCTTGATTATTTCTGCTCGCTGTACGGGATCAGCTCAGATCAAAAATCATGTAAAGAATTTTTATATTAGcaaaggagagagaaataaaagaTCAAACGCTTTAAATGATGCTCTTCAACAATTAAAAACTCACCTTTTTACTTTAAAGATTATTGTACTTTGAATTTCTTgaacttttttaaaatgtatcttgCAATGGTTTAATAAGATGCAGAACACATGAAGCC from Carassius carassius chromosome 44, fCarCar2.1, whole genome shotgun sequence carries:
- the LOC132126296 gene encoding blue-sensitive opsin, which encodes MKQVPEFHEDFYIPIPLDINNLSAYSPFLVPQDHLGNQGIFMAMSVFMFFIFIGGASINILTILCTIQFKKLRSHLNYILVNLSIANLFVAIFGSPLSFYSFFNRYFIFGATACKIEGFLATLGGMVGLWSLAVVAFERWLVICKPLGNFTFKTPHAIAGCILPWISALAASLPPLFGWSRYIPEGLQCSCGPDWYTTNNKYNNESYVMFLFCFCFAVPFGTIVFCYGQLLITLKLAAKAQADSASTQKAEREVTKMVVVMVLGFLVCWAPYASFSLWIVSHRGEAFDLRMATIPSCLSKASTVYNPVIYVLMNKQFRSCMMKMVCGKNIEEDEASTSSQVTQVSSVAPEK
- the LOC132126825 gene encoding red-sensitive opsin; this encodes MAEQWGDAIFAARRRGDETTRETMFVYTNSNNTRDPFEGPNYHIAPRWVYNLATVWMFFVVVASTFTNGLVLVATAKFKKLRHPLNWILVNLAIADLAETLLASTISVTNQFFGYFILGHPMCIFEGYTVSVCGIAGLWSLTVISWERWVVVCKPFGNVKFDAKWASAGIIFSWVWSAFWCAPPIFGWSRFWPHGLKTSCGPDVFSGSEDPGVQSYMIVLMITCCIIPLAIIILCYIAVWLAIRTVAQQQKDSESTQKAEKEVSRMVVVMIFAYCFCWGPYTFFACFAAANPGYAFHPLAAAMPAYFAKSATIYNPIIYVFMNRQFRVCIMQLFGKKVDDGSEVSTSKTEVSSVAPA